The genomic segment GCGTTCTCGTAGGTACGCTCATCCCCCATAACACCCACAGTGTTAACGGGGAGCAGTACCGTAAACGCCTGCCATATGGAGTTGTACAGATCCGCCCTGTGCAGTTCCTCTATGAAAATGGCGTCCGCCTTGCGGAGTATGTCGCACCTTTCCTTGGTAATCTCTCCCAGCACACGCACGCCAAGCCCAGGCCCGGGGAAGGGGTGACGCTGGATAATCTCCTCGGGGAGCCCAAGCTGAAGCCCTACCTCTCGTACCTCATCCTTGAAGAGCTCACGGAGTGGCTCAACAAGTTCAAACTGCATATCATCGGGGAGTCCGCCCACGTTGTGATGGGACTTGATGGTGGCAGAGGGACCCTTGAATGATACGGATTCTATTACATCCGGATAAAGAGTGCCCTGTGCAAGGAAATCGAAATCGCCCAGCTTTCTCGCCTCCGCCTCGAATTCTCGGATGAACTGGTTGCCGATGATCTTACGTTTCTTCTCCGGATCGGTAACACCAGCAAGGAGATCGAGGAAACGATCCTCAGCATCCACATGCACAAGATTCATCTTGAAGTGATTACCGAAGGTCTCAACAACCTGCTCACCCTCACCCAGACGAAGAAGACCGTTGTCCACAAAAACGCAGTGGAGGTTGTCGCCGATGGCCTTCTGGATGAGTGCCGCCGCTACGGAGGAGTCAACACCACCGGAAAGACCACAGAGAACCTTTCGATCCCCTATCCTTTCACGCAGACGCTCAACCTCTGCCTGTATAAAGTTTCCGGGTGTCCAAACCTGCAGACATCCGGCTATCTCCGTAACAAAGTTCTCAAGGATAACCTTACCCTGCTCCGTATGTACCACCTCGGGGTGGAACTGTATCGCATAGACCTGCTTGTCATCGTTACCCATGGCGGCAACGGGTGCATTGTCCGTATAGCCGATAACCTTGAAGTCCCCGGGCATCTTCTCCAGCCTGTCGCCGTGGCTCATCCATACGGTGAGCTTTCCATCACCCTTAAGCCCCTTGAAAAGGAGTGATTCGCTGTCGTAGTTAAGCTCGGAACGTCCGTATTCCCTGTGAGCCGAGGCGGCAACAACTCCGCCGAAGTTCTGCCCCACAAGCTGCATACCGTAGCATATGCCGAGGATGGGAAGCCCCATATCGAAGACACGTGTATCAACGAGGGGTGCATCCTTATCGTATACGCTGGAGGGTCCGCCGGAGAGGATTATACCCTTGGGGGCGAACTCCTCTATCTTCTCGAACTCAACATTGCAGGGGAAGATCTCGCAGTACACCCTCGCCTCACGAACACGTCTGGCGATAAGCTGTGTATACTGTGAACCGAAATCGAGTATTAGTACCTTTTCTGAATGAATATCCAAATCTAAACTCCTGTTCAGGTATTTATCCAATAATTAGGCGCTTCCTTGGTGATGATAACATCATGGACGTGGCTCTCTTTAAGCCCCGCCGCTGTTATCTTAACAAACTGCGCCTTACTGTGAAGCTCCTCAATATCCTTGCATCCCGCATAGCCCATACCGGAGCGTATACCGCCCACGAGCTGGTATACCGTCTGGCTCAGTTCACCCTTATAGTGAACCCTACCTTCGATACCTTCGGGAACAAACTTCTTTTCCGTTTCGTTTTCCTGAAAATAGCGGTCCTTGCTCCCCGCCTTCATCGCTCCGACGGAGCCCATTCCGCGATAAACCTTGTAGCTCCTCCCCTGATACAACTCTATCTCGCCGGGGGATTCCTTGGTCCCTGCAAATAGGGAGCCGACCATGACAACATTGCCCCCGGCCACAAGTGCCTTAACACAATCGCCGGAATACTTTATACCGCCATCCGCAATTATCGGAATGCCAAGCTCCTTTGCCTTCTCGGAACATCTCATAACAGCAGTAACCTGGGGAACACCTACACCCGCAACCACCCTTGTGGTGCAGATGGAACCGGGTCCGATACCAACCTTAACGCAGTCCGCACCAGCCTGAACAAGCTCCTCAACGGCCTCTGGTGTGGCAACGTTTCCTGCGACAACCTGCATGTCTGGATACTTGTTCTTAATCCAGCGTACCATCTCGGGAACCAGGGCGGAATGACCATGGGCTGTGTCCACAACGATAACATCCACCTTCGCCTCAACGAGGGCATCCACCCTGTCACGGCTGTCCCCGGTCACTCCGACAGCAGCCCCAACAAGGAGGCGACCCATATCGTCTTTGGCCGCATTGGGGTATTTCAGCTTCTTGTTGATGTCTTTTATGGTTATGAGCCCCTTGAGGCGGAAATCGTCATCCACTACCAGAAGCTTTTCGATCCTGTGCTCCTGCAGTTTTTCCTTGGCGGAATCGAGGCATGCCTCTTTCTCGCTCACAGTCACAAGGTTCTTCCCCGTCATATACTCCTTAACGGGTACTGAGGTATCCTTGATGAACCGGAGGTCTCTGTTTGTGAGAATGCCCACCAGCTTATTGTGCCCTTCGGTAACGGGAACACCGCTGATCTTGTACTTCGCCATAAGCCCCAGCGCCTCTTCCACTGTTCTGTCGGGTGCTATGGTTATGGGATCCACGATCATCCCGCTTTCAGAACGCTTAACCTTATCCACCTCGTCCGCCTGCTGTTCGATAGTCAGATTCTTGTGAATAAAGCCTAACCCCCCTTCCTGTGCCATGGCAATGGCGAGGCGTGCCTCGGTGACGGTATCCATCGCCGAGCTGACAAGGGGTATGTTAAGGGCTATCCTGCTGGTAAGCTGTGCTTTGGTGTCAATATCCTTGGGGAGAACATCGCTCTTGGCGGGTAGCACAAGAACGTCGTCAAATGTAAGGGCTTCCATTGCGACTTTGTCGCCGTACATCAGTCACCTCGTGTTGAATTGAATGTGTACTGCGGAGCGCTGGATAAGCGTTCCTGATTTATTCTAGTATCCCCAGTCCCTGCTGTAGCGGAAATCCCTGCCGATGGTTCGTTGGCTCACCTTGGCGATAACGGGGATCTTCCGCTTGAACTGGTTCCTTCTTATCCTTTCGGTAACTTTATCTATAAAGCTCTCTTCAAAGCCTTCCTCGAGGAGGTCACGCTTTCTATTTCTCTTGTCCACCATCTCGTAAAGAAGCTTATCCACATCACGGTAGCTGAAACCGAGCTCCGATTCATCGGTCTGATCCGGCCAGAGATCCGCTGTGGGCTTCTTGGTGATAACCCTCTCGGGAATATTAAGGTATTCGGAAAGCTCCCAGACCTGTGTCTTGTAGAGGTCGCCGATGGGGTTTATGGCGCTGGCGAGATCCCCGTACCACGTACCGTACCCGAGGAGTAGCTCGGTCTTATTGCTTGTTCCGAGGACGATGCCCCTGTGCTTCGCCGAACGGTCGAAGAGGGTCACCATACGCATCCTTGCAAGGACGTTTCCGATACGCATCTTGTCCATATCGGGGTTTGCATCCATATACGGCTCTGCATAGGGGGTAATATCCGCCACCTCGAAGTTGAGCCCGAAGGCATCGGCAACAAGGCGTGCATCGGCGAGGGACTCACCACTGCTCAGCTTATAGGGGAGCGCAACGGCAAAGACGTTCTCCGGACCCAGAGCCTCTGCGGCTATGGCGGCGGAAAGGGCGGAGTCTATACCTCCTGAGAGACCGAGGACGACGGTTTTAAGGCCGATCTTCTCCGTCTCCTCCCTTACAAACTGGGTGAGTATCTGTTTTGTGAGTGGCAGGTTAAGCTTCATCGCTGAACCTCCTTCTTAGAAAATTCATAAGTATGGCAGGCTTTTCATCCCGGAAGAAGGGGTTTGCTATCCTTGCCCTTCTTATATCCCTCTGATCGAGTTCCACGCATGAGCCCGTTTCTTCAAACATAGGCAGAGCGGCCCGTTTTTCGCCAAGGGCTGAATATACCTCGGAGCCCCCCCAGAATGCCACGCCGTCCTCTACGCCCACACGGTTCACGAAGATAAGATTCACCGTGAGCACCGTGGAGGTGTACCGGTTCGACATCTGCCATAGATCAGCCGCATGGAGTGCATCGCCGGAAACGCCCCTTGCGGGGCTGTTGGAGAGTATGAAAAGGTTCTGTACGCCGGACTGGCTCATTATGTAGGACGAGCTTATGTGAAGGGAATCCTCGCAGAGGAGCATTCCGCACTTACCGAACTTCGTATCGAAGCTTAGAAAGCGGTCACCCGCCGCGAAGTATCTCGCCTCTTCGAACATCGTATAATCGGGGAGGTACACCTTACGGTGTATGTGCTTAATCTCGCCATCCTCAAGATAGGCTGCGGCGTTATAGAAAAGGCTCTCCTCACTCTCATAGACAAAGCCGAAAACTATGGATATTGTCTCAGAAAGCTTGATAAGCCTCTGTATCTCGGGGTCATCCTCCCTGAGCGCAACATCGGAGACGAGGTCCTGCAGGTAGTAGCCCGTAAGGGATAGCTCTGGGAAGACGATCATATCGCATCCGGCAGTAAGAGCCTTTTCAATCTCCGCCTCATGCTTTATAAGATTCTTCTCCACATCCCCGAGAAAGGGGCGGATCTGGGCGAGGTAAACACGCATCTTTTCAATCCTCCTCCCGGATAAAGGTTCCGCTCTTGCCTCCGGACTTCTTGAGGAGCCGGACATCGCCGATGACCATCTCCTTATCAACAGCCTTACACATGTCATAGATGGTGAGAGCGGCTACGGAAACACCTGTAAGCGCTTCCATCTCCACACCCGTCTGGCCGGCAAGCTTTGCGGTGCATTCTATATTGATTCTGGAATTCTCTTCATCCGTAGAGAAGTGCACATCCACTCCAGAGATGCTAAGGGGGTGGCACATCGGGATAAGGTCCGGCGTTTTCTTAACCGCCATAATCCCCGCAACACGAGAGACCTCAAAGACATCACCCTTCTCCATCCTGCTCTCAAGAACAAGCTTCAGGGTTTCGGGCTTCATGGAGACCCAGCCTGCCGCTGTGGCCTCTCTTTTGGTAACGTTTTTGGCCGTTACATCAACCATTCTGCTTCTTCCCTCTTCGTCAAAGTGGGTAAAGGACATCGTATCCCCCGTATATTTTCTAATGCGGATAGCTTACGAAAAGCTGTTCCAAAGGGTTTGAACTCTTCACATACTCCCAGAGTGTCTCTTCATTCTGCCGCAGGCGGTTGAGGTCCGCTTCCTTGCGGTCTATGGTGAAGACAGCATAATCATCATACCCTTCGATATCCCCCTCGTTAAAAACAGGAACACGGAAGACGAGGGAATAGTTATCCGCCTCGTAAAGAACCATCTTCAGGAGTATAAGCTCCACAAACTTCTTCATTATATCGGAAAGCGGGTTTTCCTTCATTGAAGGAACCGCCTTTCCGGCGGCGTCCACCGCTGTATAAAGAACGGAGACCCTTGCAGTTCCGTTATTCTTTTTGCCGTCAATTATCTTAAGGAAGGGTACTATATTCCTCCGCTTGGCGTAGACAGAATCCTTCACCATGAGGTTAAACTGGGAAGCGAGGTTGTTTATATCCACCATAAACTTCTTCTCAATATCACTCTTGGTGATGTGCTCATCCTTAAGCTCATATCGGAATTCAACATACTTCTTACTGACAAAGGCGTCTTTCCGGTTATACAGGCGTACCTTATACCACTCCCCTCTACGGGAGAGGACAACGATCTTGCTCCCCCTGCGGAGTCTGGCGAGGACACGGCTCTCCGTATCCGGCTTCTCACGGGCGAGGACGCCGTTGGTGGTAATATGCCCCAGAACCTCTATGATCCCCTCGGTCTCGCCTATCTGAACAGGCTCGTCCACTGCCGCAAAAGCCGGCAGAGTCAGGAGCATCACAAAAAGGAGTATCCTAGACATTGAAGCGGAAGTAGATGATATCCCCATCCTGCACCACGTATTCCTTTCCTTCGAGTCTCATCTTACCCTTCTCCTTGGCAATCTGCATGGAGCCAAGCTCCTCGAAGTCGGAGTATGAGGTAACCTCGGCACGAATAAAACCGCGCTCTATATCGGAATGGATCTTACCAGCGGCCTTCTGTGCGGAAAGCCCCTTTGTAATGGTCCACGCCTTAACCTCCTTCTCCCCTGCTGTGAAGAAGGTGAGAAGGTTCAACAGTGTGTAGCCTGTTTCTATCATAGCCTCAAGGCCGGAACGTTCAAGCCCCATGCTGTCAAGGAACTCTCTGGCCTCTTCGGGGTCAAGCTCTGCTATCTCCGATTCTATGGAGCCGGAGATCTTCACAACCTCGGCGTTCTCCCCCGAAGCAAGCTCACGAACCTTTTTTACCGCCTCGTTGTCCTCGTGGAGTGTTTCCTCATCCACGTTCGCAACGTACATAACGGGCTTTGCCGTTATGAAGGGGTATTCCTTGAGCTCCGCCACGAGGGCCTCATAGCCTTCGATACTCCTGATAAGCTTACCTTCGGAAACCTCGGCCAAGAGTTTTTCCATTATATCGAGCTTCTTTTTAAGCTCCTTATCACCGCTTTTCGCCGCCCTCGATGTTCTCTGGATAGCCCTCTCAAGCATCTCCATATCGCTCATGAGCAGTTCGGTGTTGATAATCTCTATATCACGCAGGGGATCAACACTCCCCTCCACATGCACCACGTTGGGGTCATCGAAACAGCGTACCACATGGGCAACAGCGTCCACCTCACGGATATGGGAGAGGAACTGATTTCCAAGCCCTTCCCCTCCGCTGGCTCCTTTAACAAGGCCTGCGATGTCGATGAACTCCATGGCTGTGGGTACAACGGATTGAGGCTTAACCTTCTCCACGATAAAGTCCATACGCTCATCGGGAACAGGAACCATGCCTCTGTTTGGATCGATGGTGCAGAAGGGATAGTTTGCACTCTCCGCTCCCGCCTTTGTCAATGCATTGAAAATGGTGGACTTGCCGACGTTGGGAAGCCCTACTATTCCGCAGTTAAAACCCATTTATCTGATAACCTCAGTTGTTATTTTAGAAAGATACATAATGCCTTAAGTTCTTCAAAAGTTCAATGCCGGAACGGTGCCCGGCACAGGTATAAAAAAAGCGGGCCCCGCTGGGAGACCCGCCCTTGATTCTATACTTTGCGTATGCCTCTATCAGCCCGCAAGAAGGGGGGCGATAATAAGGGATACGATGCTCATAAGCTTAACAAGGATGTTCATAGCGGGACCGCTTGTATCCTTGAAGGGGTCACCCACAGTGTCGCCGACTACTGTGGCCTTGTGCTGCTCGCTTCCTTTGCCTGCACTGCCCCAGTCACCCTTTTCAACAGCCTTCTTGGCGTTATCCCATGCACCGCCGGCGTTAGCCATGAGGAGTGCGAGGAGTACACCGGAAAGGGTAGCACCGGCAAGAGTACCGCCGAGGGCGTGCTTGCCGAGGACGAATCCTACGATAACGGGTGAAAGTATTGCCACAAGACCGGGGAGCACCATCTCCTTGAGAGCTGCGCCTGTGGAGATGTCTACGCAGGTCTTGGGATCGGGCTTAGCACCCTCTTTACCTTCGAGAAGGCCGGGGATCTCCCTGAACTGCCTTCTGATCTCGTCAACCATTTTACCAGCCGCCTTACCAACGGAGGTCATGGTCATAGCCGCAACGAGGAAGGGGAGGAATCCGCCGATGAAGAGTCCTATAACAACCTGGGGATCGGTGATGTTGATAACATCTATCTCCGCACTGCTGCTGTATGCCGCAAAGAGTGCGAGGGCTGTAAGAGCCGCAGAACCGATAGCGAAACCTTTACCAACAGCCGCTGTGGTGTTTCCGATGGCATCGAGGTTGTCGGTTATCTTTCTAACATCAGGGCCGAGCTCTGCCATTTCGGAGATACCGCCTGCGTTGTCTGCGATGGGGCCGTATGCGTCAACGGTCATGGTAACACCAACGGTCGCAAGCATGCCAACAGCCGCAATACCGATACCGTAAAGTCCGGCAGCCGCGTTCGCCACGAAGATAGCGCCGCAGATTAGTGCAAGGGGGATAACAACACTCTCAAGACCAACGGCGAAGCCATAAATAATGTTGGTTGCCGCTCCGGTCTCGGAGGCTTTTACGATCTTCTTAACAGGACCAGCAGCGGTGTAGTACTCGGTAACGAGACCGATGGCTATACCTGCAAGCGTTCCAGAAAGAAGTGCCCAGAAAACGCCGGAGCTGATGGAGAAGCTAGTTATTACAAAGAAGGCCGCTATAAGGAAGAGACCTGCACCGATGAAGGTGGAGTAACGAAGCGCCGCTGCGGGCTCGGTGTTCTTGAGCATCTTCATGGAGAAAACACCGACGAGGGATGCAACAAGACCAACTACGGCGAGGAAAACGGGGAGGAACATAAGGTTTGCCGTGAGGTCAAGACCGCCGAGCTTCTGAAGAAGTGCAGGGCTTGCTGTGGCCGCAATGGCAACAGTTGCGATGATGGAGCCTGCATAGGATTCGAAGATATCCGCACCCATACCGGCGATGTCACCAACGTTGTCACCAACGTTATCTGCGATAACACCGGGGTTTCTGGGGTCGTCCTCGGGGATTCCGGCCTCAACCTTACCCACGAGGTCTGCACCTACATCCGCCGCCTTGGTATAGATACCGCCGCCCACACGGGCGAAGAGGGCGATGGAGGATGCTCCCATTGCGAATCCGTTGATATACTGAGCGTTTTCAGGATCACCAAAGATCATGAAAAGGATGCCCACACCGAGAAGCCCAAGGCTTGCCACTGCAAGACCCATAACAGCACCGCCGTTGTATGAAACGGAGAGAGCCTTGGCAACACCGCCCGTTCTGGCGGCCTCACTGGTACGAACATTCGCTCTGGTGGCGGACTTCATTCCGAAGAATCCGGCCATAACGGAGCAGATAGCTCCAAACAGGAATGCACCTGCGGTTTTTATACCGAGGTCACCGGCAAATACCATAAGTACGAAAACAATTGCCACAAATACTGCGAGAACCCTGTACTCCCTACCGAGAAACGCCATGGCGCCGTCGTGGATCATGTCGCTGATTTCTCTCATCTTATCGTTGCCCACGGGCTGCTTCTTAACAGAACCGTAGATAACGAATGCGACAACGAGTCCTACTACGCCGAGCAGGGGAGCAAGGAACGTCAAGTTTGACATCACAAAGCCTCCTTAGTTGTTACTGTATATTCTCTTAAAAAAAACGCCCCGATATAAGGATCAGGACGTTTTATTTTCAGAATCGTCTATTTCTTCCTCAACAACGCTTTTGTTGTTGAAGCTGTTCATTGCGGCCTGTATGCCGCTTTTCAAGAACTCTTCGCAGGCATCTGCACCCAGCTTTACAAAATCATCCAACGGCTCTTCGCTGGTGAACTTGCCCAGAACATGCCCCACAGTCCCCCTTCGCTCCGTTTTGCCTATCCCCATCTTAAGCCTGGGAAAGTCCTTGGAGCCGATGGACTGTATAATCGATTCGATGCCGTTGTGCCCACCGGAGGTTCCACCCCGCTTCAGCTTTATCTTACCGAAAGGTATGTCCAGATCATCCTGAACAACCAGTACATCTGCGGGCTCCATCTTATAAAAGCGGAAGAGCTGTCCGACACTCTGACCGCTGAGATTCATATATGTGAGGGGTTTAAGGAGCCAATGCTTCTCACCCCCGAGGACGAAATCACCGTAAAGGCCCTTGAATCCGTCCCCGTAGGAAACCCCGAATCTGTCTGCAAGTTCATCCGCAACCATGAAACCGAGGTTATGCCTTGTTCCGGCATACTTTGTTCCCGGGTTTCCGAGTCCGACTATAAGCAAATTATCCGCGCCCCATCTCGAAAAGGGAGCTGATGCTCTCCTTGTTCTGTATTCTGCTTATCGCCTTGGCGAATATTCCGGCAACGCTCAGCTTCTCCACCTTGGAATTCGTCTTCTCCTGACCGAGCTCAACGGTATCTGTTACGATAACCTTATCGAGCACGCTGTTTGTAATGCGCTCGAGGGCGGGGCCGGAGAGTACGCCGTGGGTAGCCGTTGCGCATACCGACTTCGCACCGTTTGACAGGCAGGCCTGCGCCGCCTGGGTAAGCGTACCGGCGGTATCGATCATATCATCAACTATAATAACGTGCTTATCCTTAACATCACCCACAACGTGCATCGCCTCTGCTGCGTTGGGTGCGCTTCTTCTCTTGTCCACGATGGCAAGGCTTGTCTCAAGAAGCTTTGCGTAAACCCTAGCACGAACCGCTCCTCCAGCATCGGGGGAAACAACCACGTAGTCATCGCCCATCATCTTGTTCTCTATGAAATATTTCACGATAACGGGGGAGGAGTAGAGGTTGTCCACCGGGATATCGAAGAATCCCTGAATCTGACCCGCATGGAGGTTCATGGTCATAACCCTGTCGAAACCGGAGGTCTCGATAAGGTTTGCCACAAGCTTCGCTGTAATAGGAACACGGGGCTCGGATGTTCTATCCTGCCTTGCATAGCCGAAGTAGGGGATAACAGCTGTGATGGTGCTTGCAGAGGCTCTCTTGAGTGCATCCGCCATTATCATCAGCTCCATCAGGTTCTTATCCTGAGGGTAGTTGGTGGACTGGATAACGAACACGTCACGTCCACGCACACTCTCATTTATCTTAACGCGTATCTCACCGTCACTGAATGTGCTGACTACGGCATCGCCGAGCCGTACCCCAAGCTCCGTTGCGATCCCCTGAGCCAGGGATCTGTTTGCGTTGCCCGTAAAAAGCAGAATATCCATCAAGCCTCTCCTCTGAGATAAGTTTTATATATCATGTATTTCGGAAATATGCTCCTGAAGGTGTCGTGGGCTTTGTCAAGCTTTGCAGAGTTGGAGAAAAGCCCGAACAGAGTGGAACCGCTTCCGCTCATGAGCGCACCGTCCGCTCCGTTATCAAGGAGAAGCCTCTTAAGCCTTCCAACTGCGGGGTATTTCCCGAATACAACGGGCTCCATGGTGTTTTCCAGCATGTTTATAAGCCCCCTGTAGCCCACAACGAGGGGCATTCTAGACAGATCCTCGGGGTGCGTCAACTTCAAATTTTTGTCACGGTATATTTCGGGGGTTGACACATGCATACCCGGATTAACAAGAAGCATATAACAGGAAGGGAGCTTTGGTCCATCACTCAGAATCTCACCACGCCCCTCGGCAAACATCGGGGAATCGTGGAGGAAATAAGCCGTATCCGAACCCACACGGGACATTATCCTGTGCTTGTCATCATAGGAGAGCCCCATTCCGAAAAGCTCATCGGCAAGATTAAGGAACACAGCCGCATTACCGCTCCCGCCCCCAAGACCACCCCCCGCAGGGATGTTTTTAACAATAGATACATTAATTCCACTAGCCAGAGAGTAATCTTTTTTCAGGATATCATAGACCTTCCAGACTATGTTGGAACTGTCCGAAGGGACCCATGTTTTGTCGCTTGTTATGGAGAAGTTATCGTCCTCTTCTACGGTAATAAGATCGAAGAGGCCGGTTTTTGCGAAGAGTGTCTGAATATTATGGTAGCCGTCTGTGCGCTTCTCTGTAACACGAAGGAATATGTTCACCTTCGCATAACTTCTGGCGCTTATCATCTTTTCAGCTCTATATAGATACTGCGTCCATCGTATGAGTACCCGATAGATGATATAAGGTGCTCATCCCACTCATATGTAAATACTGCGTCACGAATGCGTATCCTTTTGATCCTGTAGTCATCATCCATGGTAAAGGTTGTGTCCCCCTTCTCCATAATATAGGCATCGCCGTCAAGATAAGCATCGTAGCTTTCGTCGGGGAGGATGTAGGGATAGCGCATTCCGGCCACAAAGCCGTCCAGTCCTCTGTTTGATATAAAGCTCTCCACGCCGCTACTCACATCGACACCCTGCTTGGTGGCATTCACCTCGCCTGAATCGTACACAATGTCATACACAACGGCACCGAACATGCCTAGAACCTTCAATGCAAAGCTGTCCTCGCAGGGTTTGCTCAACAGCCCCCTGAAACGGACGGTCTCATCCTCGTCCTCGTATTTCACTATGATCCCCCCTTTGTAGGCGCATCTCTGCTCATTAACAGAACGCACCTGCTCCGCAAGGGTTGCGGAATCCACCGGGATAACTGAGACCCGCTTGGAACATGCTGAAAAGATAAGAAGAACTGCAATAAGCAGGAGGGATTTAGAGCTCGTCGAGAATCTCATCAAGGGTTTTATCTGCATCCACTCTTTCGAGGATGGCCTCCATGTGCTCACGAATCTCTTCCTCATCGGGGGCCCCTTTCAGAGCACGGAGCTGGTATCCGTAGGCCTCTTCATACTTCTCCATACGGTAGAGAACCCACGCCATGCTGTCAAGGTAAGCGGGGTTGTCCGGTTCCATGCTGAGAGCCTTTTCGATAAGAGTATAGGATTCATCGAGGTTTATGTTGAGATCGGCATACATATAGCCGAGAAAATTCATAAGGGATGGACTATCAGGGTTGAGCTCGAGGGAATTCTTCAGCACCTCGAAGCACTCATCGTAACGCTCCTGTTTCTCAAGCACTGTGGCCAGATCCAGGGCTATTTCAACACTCGCCGGGTTGTTCTCGTAACCCTCTCTAAGTATAAGATATGCCTCGTCAAGGTTCTCCATCTTCCTGTGGAGCGAGCCGGAGATGCGGTAGAAGTCCACATCCCTGTACGTTTCATCTATCTCAACGATAACCTTGAGCCCTTCTTTGTACTTCTCCTGACGCATAAGGACGAAGGCTAGACGCTTGCGTACTTCGGGGTAGTCGCTTCTGATATCGAGAGCCCTTTGGTAAACATCCTCCGCACTCTCGAAATCCTCCATCATCTCCGCTGTTATTCCGGCGGAGTAGTAAGTCTTGATCTTGTCCGGATCCGCCTCAATGAGCTCCATAAAGGTTTCATGCGCCTTTTCATAGTTGTCCATGGAGTAGTGCAGAGTGGCTATCTGATTGAGAACGTAAAGTCTTTCCTTTCCATCCACCTTGGGAAGCACCTTGTTGAAAATCTCAAGCGCCTTCTCCCTGTCCTCGCTCTTGCGGTACATCTCAGCAAGCCGTATCTCCGGCAGGAGGAGGTTTGGTTTCTCCTCGGCCAGGATGGAGAGATACTTAATCGCTTTTTCTACGTTCTCTTCCTTCAGGTAGTAATCTGCAAGGGCGGCAACTGCGGAGATATTCTGATCCTGATCGAAGGATCTTTCGAGATCCTCAACACCTTTTTTATCAAAACCAAGCTTGAAATATGCTGTGGCCCTTTCGTAATAGAGCCTTCCAGAGGGCTCAACCTCTATTATTTCATCAAGAACGGTGATCATTGAGGATGTATCATTAAGGAGCTTATAGGTATCAGCCAGGGCGTATAGATATTCCGTTTTACGCTCTTTCTCAAGGGCGTCTTTAAGGAGCATCTCCGCCATGCCGTAATCCTCAAAGGTGTAGAGCTCAAGCTGGGCAAGGGCGAAGGTTATATCGGG from the Limisalsivibrio acetivorans genome contains:
- a CDS encoding tetratricopeptide repeat protein — protein: MRYILPLVLLMLLAYTIQESAVASEQRGGLDAKFLEASLLKQEGRLEEAAVILEQIKASAEDGYLHLKLAEIYREMDRPESARAVLKEALKKFRNPDITFALAQLELYTFEDYGMAEMLLKDALEKERKTEYLYALADTYKLLNDTSSMITVLDEIIEVEPSGRLYYERATAYFKLGFDKKGVEDLERSFDQDQNISAVAALADYYLKEENVEKAIKYLSILAEEKPNLLLPEIRLAEMYRKSEDREKALEIFNKVLPKVDGKERLYVLNQIATLHYSMDNYEKAHETFMELIEADPDKIKTYYSAGITAEMMEDFESAEDVYQRALDIRSDYPEVRKRLAFVLMRQEKYKEGLKVIVEIDETYRDVDFYRISGSLHRKMENLDEAYLILREGYENNPASVEIALDLATVLEKQERYDECFEVLKNSLELNPDSPSLMNFLGYMYADLNINLDESYTLIEKALSMEPDNPAYLDSMAWVLYRMEKYEEAYGYQLRALKGAPDEEEIREHMEAILERVDADKTLDEILDEL